In the genome of Carya illinoinensis cultivar Pawnee chromosome 13, C.illinoinensisPawnee_v1, whole genome shotgun sequence, the window ATGCAATTCAACcagatatttagaaaaaaaaaaaaaaaagcatcaaaatattctattttcCAACATATTTGTTGTTTTTACGTTTGAATTTAATGGATTTGAAATGATGATTTATTTCATACGTGGGCTAGACCTTTTGGATCCACTTTTTGCCTCTCTGACAGCTCGAATTAAAGTGAGATCACAGATATCTTTACCACCCCCACAAAAAAAGCCTGAAGAAAATTTTGCCAACTTTTCAACTCTCTCTCATGTATACGCTCTCTTAATCAACATCCTATTATCTCAAAGAAATTCTGGTTCGTCTGAGAGATCATTGGCTGTCAGATGAATAACAGAACGAATGTTGCCGTTACCCACAGTACTACTACAactacaacaacaacaacaaggtTTATCAAATGTGTGACAGTTGGAGATGGTGCTGTTGGGAAGACGAGCCTGCTCATCTCCTACACTACCAACACTTTCCCAACTGTATAACCTCTCTTCACTTTCATGCCCTTTATTTCTTGTGTTCTCTCTTGTTAGTTGCTTCTTATGTTCATTTGCGTATGATTTCCCAATGGGTTTTGCGTTTTgggtttctttttattgtttgacAGGATTACATCCCAACAGTTTTTGATAACTTCAGTGCCAATGTTATGGTTGATGGGAAGACTGTGAATCTGGGTCTTTGGGATACTGccggtgctctctctctctctctctcatgcttaATTTGTATAGTGCTTGATTTGGTTTTTATCTTTCGATTTGTTTCGATGGTTGTTAAGTTAGTTACCATATAAGAACCATGGTGATCGCCATTATAATCCCCAAACCATTGGAAAGACTCAGctttcatatatttttcacTGATTTCTTTTCAATCAAACAAGCACTTAATTTGAGAACGAGGCAAAGAAAGTAATTGGCCGACTATCGGCGAAAAGGCAGGATCCTCTGTTTCCTAAAGCATTTAATGGCATGAATCTTCCCACGCAGAGAAAATAGACACTTAAATCTTAtcgaaataattcaaaaattttgcaggTCAAGAAGATTATAACAGGTTGAGGCCGTTAAGTTACAGAGGAGCTGATGTTTTCCTTCTCTGCTTTTCTCTCATTAGTAGGCCTAGCTTTGAGAACATagcaaagaaagtaagctttttctttttctttttctctctccattgAAGTCTTCTTTTGATTCTCTCTCATTGACCAAATGTTCTACCAAATGTATATACTAATCAGATTCTTAATATCTTTctgcttgtttctttttctttgtgcCTCTTATTATGTTGGAGTAGTGGGTTCCGGAGCTGAGACATTATGCCCCATCAGTGCCCATTGTTCTTGTGGGGACCAAACTAGGTGATAGATTCTTTGCTTTATCAATTTGTTAGTTCTTGTGGGCCATAACTTTTCCCTTGCTTTAATGCTCTACATAATCGAGTATGCTTGGTGGAAGCCGAAAACTGAAGAATTAAGAAAAGTTCTTTTCctttagaatttttaaattttcttgtcTATCACATGGATTCATAAGTTCGGTATATACAGTTTTTCACAGAACAACATATCGTGCCCTTTCTTCCTTGGCTTTTTCAAGCTTGTGTCTTGTTATTTTCTGTTTAATGTGGTACAATTAATGGCAGATCTGAGAGAGGATGAACAGTTTCAATTGAATTATCCCGGGGCATGTACAATTTCTACAAAACAGGTTGGCTATGCACCCTGCAActtttttttaagcttttgttgtATATTCATCTGTTAGCCACACTATTGCATCACCAcattcaaaactgtacatggaTCTACTTTTCATCACCAGCTGAAAGCTTGGGGGGCACGGCACATCGATCATTTTACCAAATGGTTGTGCAACTGCATTGGATTGTATGGTCCTTAGTCTGATGTTTATGTACCCTTGATCTGCCTATGCTGAAAAAACATAGTCAAAAACTAAATGCAGCCAGTCAAGAATTTTGTTCCCTTTCTAATAAAAGATTCTATATACCCCTTTTAATGCCAGGGTGAAGAACTAAAAAGGCAAATTGGAGCAATAGCCTACATAGAATGCAGCTCAAAGACACAGCAGGTATGAGATTTGAGTTCAAACTTGTTGGATGGCTATACCCTATTGGGTCACCGTCACATACTCTTTTCTTGAAAATTGAATGCCTTTTTAGGGCATaaaagcatttttatttttttttaaaaaggcatTCTTCCAAGAACTGTCACATAAAAGTTTACTGATGAAACATGCAGAATCTGAAGGCTGTCTTCGATACTTCTATCAAGTTGGTTCTTGATCCTCCAAAGTCCAAAAGGCGAAAGAGAATGCAGAGAACCTGCATTTTTCTGTGATCAATCCTCTCGAGTGTTCAGGGTTTTAAGCCAATAATGGATGATGATTACTCTCCTTTTTCTCTTAACAGTTGTCCATTCTTCTCCTTTTCAAGccttctttttattgttttccttttggaTGTTTTCTTTGAATTGTTTGTATGTGTTTGGCATTTATATAAGTAGCAAGTCCTTTATTTATACATATCAAGATTGGTAAAGGAAAAGGGTATGTTAAAAGTTGGGGCAGACATGTTGGATTTTGCAAATTGCAGGCCACtgtattgatattttatttaaagttctttctttttggttaatcagatttattaaaataaaaattttatatgtagttatTTTAACGTAGTTTTATgcattctattaatataattaattatttttttaatatataataattattttaattaatcatatcaataaaatatataaaaaatatataaaaataactatacgttaccaaaatttaaaaatatagcCATGAAAGTGCAAGTCCCTAGCACCGGGCCCAAAACCTATTGTGAATGAGCAATTGGGCCAAAATTGGAATATGTGAATGTCTATGAATAATCCAAAAGATTCTAGATACCTCTAATTCCGaatcaaattaattataaaaagaaaaatcatgtaATAAACTATAGTTCTTCCTCCTTTTTATTATGACAAATATGATTAACTTGTACTCTTCTACATAGAGAAAATTAAACAACACTTCAATTTGGAATATTCCACGTACAGTACGTCCACACGACCGTGGTTTTCTTTAATCGGTGGCTGTCTTTTAGGTCTTGTAAATGAAATCTTCTATAGTCATTTGAGTTCTTTgacttaatttaaaaattttggttgtcactattatatatagtcatttcaCTCTTATAATTAAATGTAATCTTGTGTAATAATGTTGCTCTGTTTGAATTCAGAGTTGGTCTCaactcatattatttaattattataattttattaaatttttatacaaaatataataaaaaattcaattttttcaattctcaaaataagaataatattaaaaaataatattttaataatatttttttcaacttttaatttaattgtatCTCATGAACTCACTATCAAAACCTCACCTTAAGGATGCACTGTCCTATTAAGTTGCAAGACTTAAATGAAATCAACtcagtttagtctaattttaagctgaGTCTTCTAATATCCAAATatccaactctcaaattactaaactcatctcaattcaaaacttcATTACATGTGAGACCCATAACATTTTTTAATGTAacatagttttatatataagatatataacttttttcaatttttcataaatagtactaaacccatattaacatccaaacacataaaattattttatatggaTTTCATATAACTCACTCTACCAGTTTTTTcaacttactactattcataaaaaattcaacttaacttaatatctaacgataatttaattgttattataaaaGGAAGTCAAATAATTACGTTTTGAAGTTTAAGCATCGACAATTCGTATACATGAGAAGTAGTACATACGTATTAAACTTAAACTTCCTTTGGTGACCAGATCATTTGACTTGTTGGCTAGATACGTGTCACCCGTCCCAACAAACCCATCTGTATTGTACTGACCTTTCTTAATGTTGGTGCTCTGATCTttaaacaatattattaatttgtccTATAATATTATGTTAATGATCCTTTCGGAAACCTAATTCTAACAACCCTCAATAAAAGTCAAAATTAAACCCATTTATTCCAGTCTTAATTGAGTCTATaactacaatttattaaaataagaaattaattaaaatgcatgGTCTCCCATTATATATTCCGACCTTATAATTCCATATTGAGAACtttgatatcatatatatatatatatatatatatagaaagcagTAATTACATGGGTGGAACGTTGAAGCCATATATGTCTGTAAAAGGCAGGTACATATGATCGATCTCCTGATcaatttgacaaaaaaaaaaaataaattatcacattatatatatgcatccgATCATTTGATTTTTGCAGTACTTATGGTAGAAAGTTACCAATTTCTGCTTGTAATCGTTTTCTTtcccctagctagctaggttaaACATTGGCAAGCAAGCGTGTCATGTACGTATTTGTATAAGTCGGCCTCTGCTCTCGGTCACATTGTAAGACTTTTCTACCAAATCTCCAACTCATTTATATGTTCCTCTTCCTGATCATCTTCCTCTGTGTTTAAAATCCTTACAAATTTTTTACACCGACCACAACCTTCTTATATTACATCGAAAGTTATATATACAACAATTCTTCCAAAAGCGAGAACTGCGTGCTGATCTAACCATCCAAACGTGGACGTACATTCAATTGATACGCAGATGATGATCGGCAAAAACATGGACTATGCACAACAGTCTATTGGAAAACCTGCACTACTCTTGTTGCTCTTCATTGGGATCTTCTACGGCCTCTTTGTTTGGTCTTCCTCAATCGGGAATCCGTTCAATGCAGTCCAAAAGGAATCCATTTGCACACCTTCAAACACGGTAATAATTAAGTTCTTTTCTTGCTTGCTTATAATTTCGATCTTGATCATGATTCCATGCACAAACATTATCGGTTTTCTTAATTTgctttaaaaagtaattttaagcTATAATAATCCATGCAGACCACCGATATTTATGTCCCCCAACAAGATGAGCTTGAAAAAGCTCTATCCAAAGCTTCCATGGCAAATAGAACGGTCATCATCGCTATTGTAAACAAGGCCTACGCGGACCAAGACGTCAGAGCAGACACCACCATGCTTGACCTCTTCCTTGAGAGCTTTTGGCTTGGGGTAGAGACTAGACCACTCCTTGACCACCTCTTACTCGTAGCCGTGGATCAGACGGCCTATGATCGCTGCCAGTTCCTACGCTTGAACTGCTATAAATTGGAAACGGACGGCGTGGATTTTGGGGGagaaaagatttacatgtccgAGGATTTCATCAAGATGATGTGGAGAAGAACTCATTTTCTCATGGAAGTTCTCAAGCGTGGCTACAACTTCATCTTCTCGGTACGTTCCTACTATTAATTTATTGCTTTCCTTGATCTGCGTGTCATGCATGCagtaaattactaaatatttataattactcTGTTAATTGGAATATTTTTGGATCGTATTTGATAGATCATGAAACTTAGGACTGGAAAATGGTTCACAGATTAACATGATGCATGCCATAGAAGTATgtatattacaagaaaaatggatatTTATAATCAACTTTTTTACAATGAAATTGACTCTTTAAGACGAAAATAGACTTAGTTTaactgaaaataattattttattaaaaataattgatcgtaaataagtaattttcttataataatacGGTGTGAGAATAATTAAGCAAGCCGCACAGTAAGTTAATTAAGATTAACATACTATTATCTTGGcctataaaaaatagttaagacGTAGCTTGACTTTTGGCTATGAAATTGATGTGGTTACGATCTCAAAAATCTTTTCAATTAATATATAGCATTAATGTACGTACGTTTGGTGACTGGTCCTAATTTCTTGGAATATTTTTTTCTGCTGATAGATGCAGCCACACAAAAGTTAGCTAGGTTATATATAGatggaatattattttttttataattcttttatcttAAATGTGAATCTCACTatattaattaagaccatttaTAGATAATATTAATTACTGTAAAACCCAAATATATAAAcgtctatatttttaaaaatatgagacaaaaaatgataagaaattatGACCATCGATCGGATACAAACTATATCATGAATTTTTATCCTTCTGTTATGGCCGGCCGCGGCAATCTAGCTACATCGGTGCCATGAGTTCTGGAAGTAAATTACATGGACAACTGTTAATTAATGGCTGAGAGCGTGGACGTATGATTTGTCAGCTGTAACATAAAATTTCCCAAGACTCGGCCACCGGCTAGCTGTCATGCATTGAAATGCCATTTTTTTCCAAGCAGGAGGTTTTGTTTTCTGGGCAAGCGTTTTCTGTCGTTTTTGCATAGAAACTGCATTTTTGTAGGTCGGAGAGGTTTTGGTTTAGTTACCCTATAGTTttgaatctttaaaaaatatttaatgaaatcATGACTAGGGTTCTCAGTACTCACAATCATTagagcaaaaaaacaaaaagcttctaattaattaattctatatCAATCAAGCTAGGCGACCCACATGATGAACATTTG includes:
- the LOC122291411 gene encoding rac-like GTP-binding protein RAC2, with product MNNRTNVAVTHSTTTTTTTTTRFIKCVTVGDGAVGKTSLLISYTTNTFPTDYIPTVFDNFSANVMVDGKTVNLGLWDTAGQEDYNRLRPLSYRGADVFLLCFSLISRPSFENIAKKWVPELRHYAPSVPIVLVGTKLDLREDEQFQLNYPGACTISTKQGEELKRQIGAIAYIECSSKTQQNLKAVFDTSIKLVLDPPKSKRRKRMQRTCIFL